One window from the genome of Micromonospora aurantiaca ATCC 27029 encodes:
- a CDS encoding ROK family protein, whose translation MSAGDEVVVALDVGGTGMKCALVRPDGTTVHTERHATEAQRGPEAVVGTILDVAEGLAGKARADGRTPVACGIAVPGVVDEARGVAVWSANVGFRDVPLRELAGTRLGLPAALGHDVRAGGLAEARLGAGRDGGHVLFVAIGTGIAAAHVVDGSAATGAHGAAGEIGHILVRPGGPRCGCGRTGCLEAVSSASAIGRRYAELSGAPTTAAQVADRAAAGEPLAVEVWQEAVEALADGLATGQALYDVSTVVLGGGLAQAGPRLFDPLRTALRERLTFHREPRLVAADLGDEAGCLGAALLALDTLAKESR comes from the coding sequence GGCACGACTGTGCACACCGAACGGCACGCCACCGAAGCGCAGCGGGGCCCGGAGGCGGTGGTCGGCACCATCCTCGACGTGGCCGAAGGACTCGCCGGCAAGGCCCGCGCCGACGGCCGTACCCCGGTGGCCTGCGGCATCGCCGTACCCGGAGTGGTCGACGAGGCGCGCGGCGTGGCGGTCTGGTCGGCGAACGTGGGCTTCCGGGACGTACCCCTGCGGGAGCTGGCGGGCACGCGGCTGGGACTGCCGGCGGCGCTCGGCCACGACGTGCGGGCGGGCGGTCTGGCCGAGGCCCGGCTCGGCGCCGGGCGGGACGGCGGGCATGTGCTGTTCGTCGCGATCGGCACCGGCATCGCCGCCGCCCACGTGGTCGACGGGTCGGCCGCCACCGGCGCGCACGGCGCCGCCGGGGAGATCGGCCACATCCTGGTACGCCCCGGCGGCCCGCGCTGCGGATGCGGGCGGACCGGCTGCCTGGAGGCGGTGTCGTCGGCCTCGGCGATCGGACGCCGGTACGCCGAGCTGTCAGGTGCGCCCACCACCGCCGCCCAGGTGGCCGACCGGGCGGCCGCCGGTGAGCCGCTCGCCGTGGAGGTGTGGCAGGAGGCGGTAGAGGCCCTCGCCGACGGACTCGCCACCGGGCAGGCGCTCTACGATGTCTCGACAGTGGTGCTCGGCGGCGGGCTGGCCCAGGCCGGTCCCCGGCTGTTCGACCCGCTGCGGACGGCGTTGCGCGAGCGGCTGACGTTCCACCGCGAGCCGCGCCTGGTCGCGGCCGACCTCGGTGACGAGGCCGGCTGCCTGGGCGCCGCCCTGCTGGCCCTGGACACCCTGGCGAAGG